TGATCTTTCTGATGTCCTCTGTGACACGGGACAACTGTTGACTAgagtccgtcctgggagacgggtcctcacatgtgtctctgaggtttctaccttctTCACCTGTTGAAGGTTTCAGTAGTTTGACTCTTGAGggtgaagaacagaggacgtctcactgGTTAAAGACAAGGACACAAACTGGGACCTGTGAATATGGCctctacaaataaaatttgattgataatAATTGACTCCATACTTACTACTGGATTTAATATAGAACAATAACACACTGTTCAGAAGAATGAAGGGAGAACTTCTATCACACATCAGGTCTTAATGATTCGTCCTGCTTCTGCCTCCATTTCACCAGTTACTTTGATTTGCATCAAATCAGAGGGATTGGTTCAAAACCACTGGTTCTGCTGAGGAGCACATTGATGTCTGAAGTTGAACTTTACACTGTGAACATTAAAGTACCTTCACTTTACTGAGCTCTGATGACCATTTGGATCCTGCACTCTATATagggaggacattttgactggtcatcactttctgacccacttttaatggactgtttggatcatgtgaatttatttttgtaatggtGTGAACATAATAACAAGTCATTTAAACTATATTCATCTAAGATTTTACAATCATTGTAGTAATTTTTAGTTccttattaatggagaaaatactTCATTTGTGGGTCTCGCAGCTTGCCGGTGATTTCCATGGCATTCTGGGAAATTCTTATAGCCCTCGGTTTGAAAAATTGGTCTAAAAAATCTCAgtttggaatgtgtgtgtgtgtaaaatatgtgtgtgtgtgtgttttctagtCGTGCTGGCAGGAGTACCTGACGGCGAGGATCGAACAGAACCCAGTGATGAACTGTAACTGTCCACCAGTTACTTTGATTTGCATCAAATCAGATGAACTGGTTCAAAACCACTGGTTCTGCTGAGGAACACATTGATGTCTGAAGTTGAACTTTACACTGTGAACATTAAAGTTCCTTCACTTTACTGAGCTCTGTATTATATGACTGTTAAAGGATTATTTTAATAACAAACAGAAGGGGGCAGCAACACGTCACGAAGCGTCTAATCTGCTGCAAACCgaagaagaagcagcatcaCGTCGTAGGGCCTGTTGTTCACTGAGCAGCAGAGACTCGCTTAGTCAAAGACCGTAGATACACATGTTTGTTTATCTAAGTGTATATTCAAGGTTCTAAATGGCTCATTTAACACAGAATCCCGCCGACAAGTTGAGGTGAGTTCCAGTACAGAGCTAGCCGTTTAGCCGAGTGAGGCTAAGCTAACAGTGCGAGACTCCTATAGGACATATGTGAATTTAAGGtcaacttgtttttctgttgatattacgtgttttttaattataagcGTGGTACAGTTTGTTATTTCGTGTCATCTGCTTCAGCTCGGCTaagttatatttgtattttatatttttaattctaaaaagaaaacaccGGTTTGGTTTTGAAGACTGACGCGGATGTTAACGgcagtgcatgctgggtagTGAGAGCCACTAACTAACTTACTAACTTACTATGGGTCATTAAGTCGCTTTTCCGTCTCGTGATAAATAGTCAacggtttgtttttaattcaagaTTTACGACGTGTTTAGCAGAAACCTTGGCGGATGTTAAAACGCGGTAGTTTTTGTACGAGGTCTGGTCCTTTAGCATGACGTGTTCATGTACTCAGTTGTGTTTCATGTCAAAAacctgtttgtgtcattttgtccTGAAACATGCTTTGTTCTCACTCGGGTGTTCACATCATGTAATGTTCAATTGATTCATATTTTCCTAATGGAACTCAGTGTTTTCTGCTGGTTCAGTTAACCTCAGCTCATCAGCCCCTGAACGTGTCatgaaagctgttttcagactttctctggaggaggtgtaTTTGAGAAGGAGAAGGTCCGACTGAGAGAGTCCGGACTTCCTCCAGAGTTTCTTATGACAGCCCAGAGTACAACGTCAGCAGAAAGTCCTGGAATTAAAAAAACGATACAAATATCTCGGGATGAAAAAGCGGAGCCACACAAGATAACGTCAAGACGACTTTTGGTCATACAAGCTCACATCTGTGTCTAGGTGCTCCATCAAAAACTTGCGATCTCTGCATCAGAACTAATGTTTCATCCTgctggtgcccccccccccccccccccccacctgagTCTCCTGCAGATTTctatgctgttgtgaacacgtctgagcagagaatcccCTGCTGTTTTGTTCATGTGAGAAAAACAATCCAGACCAAATTCTGCCGACATCCTCcgtagtgcatgtctgaaaaagcTCCAAACCGTGCACATGGACTCTCTCCCTGGTCAAAGTTATATCAACACAGTAAACTGTAACTGTAGAGTCTTGTCATATTTTCCTGTAAATGTTAACGAGTAGTGATGGACTTCCTGAACCAGTGTCGTCTGTGTCATGTTTCAGGTTCATCTGTCTCTACCCAGTTTACATCAACAATAAGAAGACACTGGCTGAGGGACGCAGGATCCCAACAGAGAAGGTGActtacattttacacatttttaccTTTCACGCAGCAGAGTGACATGTTCAGTGAGGCCTGCCCACCTGAGACCAATGTGTGGTGCCTGGTTTCACTCAGCTGAGTGAAGGTGGTGAtcattcagtgatgaagagccaCTCCTGTCCTTTGTTGCAGGCTGTGGAGAATCCGTCCTGTACTGAGATCCGAGACGTCCTGACGGCTGCTGGCATGAACGTCTACATGGAGgtaaaaactcacacacacacacacacacgacatcaCGGAACAAGTTCATGTATGATGTACGATCACTATACTATCgtactatgtgtgtgttttacagaacAAAATGCATCCCAGGGAGTGGAACCGGGACGTCCAGTTCAGAGGTCGTATCAGAGTTCAGCTGAAGCAGGAAGATGGTTGTCTCTGTCAGGACAAATTCAGCTCCCGTAAGTcctacactgtgtgtgtgagtgagtgagtgaagctgctttcagacctgcactgaactctggactcGTTCCAAACTTTTTCCGGATGGgctgtaaaatgtcagagtgagtccatgtgaggaagcagtaggacaatgtgtggaagcttcccagtgagcgagtggacgtgtggatgaggtttctaacacgtgacgtgaaacatgaagaacacaaacgtctcaggatgaagaagaggagctggacacgtagaagacgaagacgtccacttggaaacacgaggagattccagatcttctggtgatgagggccggtgtggatgagatggaaacaacaacactgatctttccagaGCAGAGTTTATaagtcatgtcccgcctcctgctgctctacaggctccgcccctggCCTGATGTTCCAACATGTTTCTGTTGAGTCATAAGGATCCTTAACAGTTTAATTTGGGAGGAGGAATTTGACAGATTTTAGAAAAATGCTGGGAAAAAATTTAATGTATTGTTGAAATGTGCTGcgatttttttcttatttcctcaggtaaagatgtgatgtgttttatttcctcagtaaagatgtgatgtgttttatttcctcaggtaaagatgtgatgtgttttatttcctcagtaaagatgtgatgtgttttatttcctcagtaaagatgtgatgtgttttatttcctcagtaaagatgtgatgtgttttatttcctcagtaaagatgtgatgtgttttatttcctcagtaaagatgtgatgtgttttatttcctcagtaaagatgtgatgtgttttatttcctcaggtaaagatgtgatgtgttttatttcctcaggTAAAGATGTGATGTTTTACGTTGCGGAGATGATCCCTAAATTAAAGACTCGGACCCAGAAgagtgggggaggagagagcagctctcagcagggagaaggagggaagaagagcaagaaaaagaagaagtagaCCCAGGACATGACTGTACAGTACAACACAATTTTACTTTTCCAAAATCCAAGGTTTATCACTTTGAGGTCATCGATTTTTGATTGTTTGGATCAGTTTCAGAAAGAATCTAATTCTGAAGTCGAGCTCgttttgaaaaggaaaatcagGCTGTGGCGAACAGTCAACTGAAGAAAACTATGAACAGCTAATTGACTTGTTTCAGCAGGAAACTCCTTTCAGTCACATTAAGGATTTCAAAGAGGGCCTGGAATATGCATCTGTGTTTGAATCCCTCCCCTCTCCATATTTTATTAATGCATCTGGATCTTGCAAGAGAAgatgaataaaaagtaaattctCGCTTTTTTTGTTCTGAGATAATTGAAGAAACCTTGTGAGGATTGTGTCGCGGGAGTAAATCAGTTAGACCTCATCCTGTAAATAAAATAGTCATTATTGAAATGCTCGATTAACGCCGACACTGTCTGTAATAATTCAGTTATATCAAATTAAAGTTTGATGCATGAGTCGTGTTTTTCTTCAATGATTTAATAATGTTCTCCTGTGACACTGTCAATTTTTAAAAGGAAAGagcatctttatttaaaacccATATAATCTTTAAACAACACTTTGCTGCTGTTCATCAGGtcattgaccttcagttctgctacaaagtgtttattctaatcaaagcTGTAAAGACTCTTGTGATGTCCTCTGTGACAGGGGACATCTGTTAACTagtgtctgtcctgggagacggatcctcacatgtgtctctgaggtttcta
The Platichthys flesus chromosome 12, fPlaFle2.1, whole genome shotgun sequence DNA segment above includes these coding regions:
- the srp19 gene encoding signal recognition particle 19 kDa protein, with the protein product MAHLTQNPADKLRFICLYPVYINNKKTLAEGRRIPTEKAVENPSCTEIRDVLTAAGMNVYMENKMHPREWNRDVQFRGRIRVQLKQEDGCLCQDKFSSRKDVMFYVAEMIPKLKTRTQKSGGGESSSQQGEGGKKSKKKKK